From Endozoicomonas sp. 8E, the proteins below share one genomic window:
- a CDS encoding DNA polymerase II, protein MPNTQPVQKGFLLSRHSQDRRGQTEVILWAVTDDGPAKLVVEGERPVCFVVSSGFEPLQSEFFRSYPTIEAKPLSLKNFRHEPVTALYSQNVNQSFQVHDYFRTRGVELLEADVRLADRFLMERFVNGGMAFTGDLVQKSGYQEYHKVRIRPAEFNPDFKVVSLDIECSERGELYSIGLSAGDFERVIMVGDQEPVDWIHWVANERALLEALEETLGTLDPDIVIGWNVINFDFRLLLKRAERHGMSLKLGRGQQAATWRSRRGDSGQGFITLPGRMVIDGIEALKAATYQFDSFSLEFVAQTLLGKGKATEDVDNRMAIINHDFHHNKEKLARYNLQDCRLVEEIFQHTNILDYLRLRSHLTGLELDRMGGSVQAFTNLYMPRLHRAGYVAPNLPEGGGLASPGGYVMDSIPGLYRNVIVLDFKSLYPSIIRTFKIDPLGLVEGLQEPEGAIPGFRGGLFSRDRHFLPDIIASFWAQRDEAKKQKDAARSQALKIIMNSFYGVLGSGGCRFYDTRLASSITLRGHEIMQQTARWVEEQGYQVIYGDTDSTFVLLNEDYSDEQARSTGKELERLINDRWTAKLKEDYQLDSALELEFETCYRRFLMPTIRGADTGSKKRYAGITATASGQQLVFKGLETVRSDWTALAKYFQTELFTLVFNDQSPENLVRETVQKTLAGDWDDKLVYRKRLRRNLRDYVKNIPPQVRAARKADEINQSLGKPLKYQRKGWIQYLMTVNGPEPLEYRTSPIDYQHYIDKQLKPVAEGVLPFINLDFNTLIDEQMGLF, encoded by the coding sequence TTGCCAAATACCCAGCCTGTACAAAAAGGCTTTCTTCTTAGCCGACATAGCCAGGACCGCAGAGGACAGACGGAAGTTATTTTGTGGGCCGTCACTGATGACGGCCCTGCAAAGTTGGTGGTTGAAGGGGAGCGTCCCGTCTGTTTTGTTGTTTCCTCCGGGTTTGAGCCGCTACAGAGTGAGTTTTTCAGGAGTTATCCAACGATTGAGGCAAAGCCGCTGTCTCTTAAGAACTTTCGTCATGAGCCAGTCACGGCCCTTTATAGTCAAAACGTGAACCAATCGTTTCAGGTGCATGATTATTTTCGTACCAGAGGCGTAGAGTTGCTGGAAGCCGATGTCAGGCTGGCTGACCGGTTTCTGATGGAGCGTTTTGTAAACGGTGGCATGGCATTCACTGGTGATTTGGTGCAGAAGTCAGGCTATCAGGAATACCACAAGGTGCGAATTCGTCCTGCTGAGTTTAATCCCGACTTCAAGGTGGTCTCCCTGGATATTGAATGTTCCGAGCGAGGTGAACTTTACTCCATTGGACTTTCAGCCGGGGACTTTGAACGGGTCATCATGGTGGGCGATCAGGAGCCGGTTGACTGGATACATTGGGTTGCTAATGAGAGAGCGCTTCTGGAGGCACTTGAAGAGACGCTCGGAACTCTGGACCCCGACATAGTGATTGGCTGGAATGTCATTAATTTTGATTTTCGGCTGCTGCTTAAACGGGCAGAACGCCATGGCATGTCGTTGAAACTGGGCAGGGGGCAACAGGCAGCCACCTGGAGAAGTCGCAGAGGTGATAGTGGGCAGGGGTTTATTACCCTGCCGGGTCGAATGGTCATTGATGGCATTGAGGCTTTAAAGGCGGCCACTTATCAGTTTGACAGCTTTAGTCTGGAGTTTGTGGCACAGACGCTTCTGGGCAAAGGTAAGGCGACAGAAGACGTAGATAACCGGATGGCTATCATTAATCATGACTTTCACCATAACAAGGAAAAACTGGCCCGTTACAATCTGCAGGACTGCCGACTGGTTGAAGAGATTTTTCAACACACCAACATTCTTGATTACCTGAGATTACGAAGTCATCTGACCGGGCTGGAGCTTGATCGTATGGGCGGCTCAGTCCAGGCATTCACCAACCTTTATATGCCCCGTTTGCACAGGGCCGGTTATGTGGCTCCGAATTTACCGGAAGGGGGTGGTCTGGCCAGTCCGGGGGGGTATGTTATGGATTCCATACCCGGACTCTATCGCAATGTCATCGTTCTGGATTTCAAGAGCCTTTATCCTTCGATCATCAGAACCTTCAAAATCGATCCACTGGGACTGGTGGAAGGTTTGCAGGAACCGGAAGGGGCGATCCCCGGTTTTCGTGGCGGCCTGTTCTCCCGCGACCGGCATTTTCTTCCAGATATTATTGCTTCTTTCTGGGCTCAACGGGATGAGGCCAAGAAGCAAAAGGATGCTGCCCGCTCCCAGGCGCTGAAGATTATTATGAATTCCTTTTATGGCGTGCTGGGCTCAGGCGGCTGTCGTTTCTATGATACCCGGCTGGCCAGCTCCATTACCCTGCGAGGGCATGAAATCATGCAGCAGACGGCCCGCTGGGTAGAAGAGCAGGGCTATCAGGTGATTTATGGCGATACCGATTCTACGTTCGTGCTCTTGAATGAAGACTATTCCGATGAGCAGGCCAGGTCCACCGGGAAAGAACTGGAGCGGCTGATTAACGACCGCTGGACAGCCAAATTAAAAGAGGATTATCAACTGGACTCGGCGCTGGAGCTTGAGTTTGAAACCTGTTACCGAAGGTTTCTGATGCCGACCATTCGAGGAGCGGATACCGGCAGTAAAAAACGCTACGCCGGCATTACAGCCACTGCCAGCGGGCAGCAACTGGTATTCAAGGGGCTGGAAACGGTTCGTTCTGACTGGACGGCACTGGCAAAGTATTTTCAAACAGAACTGTTTACGTTGGTGTTTAACGATCAATCTCCGGAAAACCTGGTCAGGGAGACTGTGCAGAAAACGCTGGCCGGAGACTGGGATGACAAACTGGTGTATCGAAAGCGACTGCGGCGTAATCTCAGGGACTACGTTAAAAACATTCCTCCCCAGGTCAGGGCGGCCAGAAAAGCCGATGAGATCAATCAGTCACTGGGAAAACCACTAAAGTACCAGCGAAAAGGCTGGATTCAATACCTGATGACCGTCAACGGCCCTGAGCCGCTGGAATATCGCACCAGCCCTATTGATTATCAACATTACATCGACAAGCAGCTAAAGCCGGTGGCAGAGGGTGTTCTTCCGTTTATAAATCTCGATTTTAATACCTTGATTGACGAACAGATGGGACTGTTCTGA
- the hmgA gene encoding homogentisate 1,2-dioxygenase, with translation MTLPDDLEYQTGFGNEHESEALPGALPKACFNPQKVAYGLYCEQFSSTAFTAPKHQNRRTWTYRIRPSVVQGDFQPWDNSPLLETAPLTDLPPVPSPLRWDPLPAPQQPTDFISGLTTLAANGKAITQIGSAIHLYAANQSMEKRFFYNADGELLIVPQSGALMICTELGRLQVSPGDIAVIPRGMKFRVDLLESQASGYLCENYGAPLTLPERGPAGANGFANDRDFQYPVAWYEDKEGNFELIAKFAGQLYACELDHSPLDVVAWVGTSAPYKYELSRFNVINTVSYDHPDPSIFTVLTSQSHSPGVANLDFVIFPPRWMVAENTFRPPWYHRNIMSEFMGLIQGVYDAKEKGFVPGGSSLHNCMSPHGPEADVFRKASEAELKPVRYENTLAFMFESRYVYVPSKFAMESDLRQKDYLKCWSGLKKHFDPSQKP, from the coding sequence ATGACATTACCTGACGATCTTGAATACCAGACGGGCTTTGGTAACGAACACGAATCAGAGGCATTACCCGGTGCCCTGCCCAAGGCCTGCTTCAACCCTCAGAAAGTGGCTTATGGTCTCTATTGTGAACAGTTTTCCTCCACGGCCTTCACGGCGCCCAAACACCAGAACCGCCGAACCTGGACCTATCGAATCCGCCCTTCTGTTGTGCAGGGAGACTTCCAGCCCTGGGATAACAGTCCCCTGCTGGAAACCGCTCCCCTGACAGACCTGCCGCCTGTGCCAAGTCCACTTCGTTGGGACCCGCTGCCCGCTCCACAACAACCCACTGATTTTATCAGCGGTCTGACCACTCTTGCGGCTAATGGTAAAGCCATTACACAGATCGGTAGTGCCATTCATCTTTACGCCGCTAACCAAAGCATGGAAAAGCGTTTTTTTTATAATGCCGATGGCGAGCTGCTGATTGTGCCCCAGTCAGGCGCTCTGATGATCTGTACCGAACTGGGTCGATTACAGGTCAGCCCGGGAGATATCGCCGTGATTCCGCGAGGTATGAAATTCAGGGTAGATCTTCTGGAGAGTCAGGCCAGCGGTTATCTTTGTGAAAACTATGGAGCCCCTCTGACACTGCCGGAACGCGGCCCGGCAGGCGCCAATGGCTTCGCCAATGACCGGGATTTCCAATACCCCGTTGCCTGGTATGAGGACAAAGAAGGTAACTTCGAACTGATCGCTAAATTTGCTGGTCAGCTTTATGCCTGTGAGCTCGATCACTCACCCCTGGATGTCGTTGCCTGGGTAGGAACTTCGGCACCCTATAAATACGAGCTGTCCCGTTTTAATGTCATCAATACGGTGAGTTACGACCATCCGGACCCCTCTATCTTTACGGTTCTGACCTCTCAGTCTCACTCACCCGGCGTAGCCAACCTGGATTTTGTCATCTTCCCTCCCCGCTGGATGGTGGCTGAAAACACCTTCCGGCCCCCCTGGTATCACCGAAATATTATGAGTGAGTTCATGGGTCTGATTCAGGGTGTTTACGACGCCAAGGAAAAAGGATTCGTACCCGGTGGCAGCAGTCTGCATAACTGTATGTCACCCCACGGCCCCGAAGCGGACGTATTCAGGAAAGCCAGCGAAGCGGAGCTGAAGCCCGTGCGTTATGAAAACACTCTGGCGTTCATGTTTGAATCCCGATATGTCTACGTACCCTCAAAGTTTGCCATGGAGAGCGACCTTCGACAAAAAGACTATCTTAAATGCTGGTCTGGCCTGAAGAAGCATTTTGATCCCAGTCAGAAGCCTTAA
- the fahA gene encoding fumarylacetoacetase, with product MISLNETHDVNLTSWVICANKSDADFTIQNLPFAVFRSGSEPFRCGVAIGNQILDLKATDALKPFDGKAAVALTACAQENLTPLMELGFEYWSALRLSLSRALRTGSELESQLKPCLITMNKAEFSLPCQIRDYTDFYSSIYHATAVGSLFRPDNPLLPNYKWVPIGYHGRASSIGVSGQTFHRPIGQTKAPDAEQPSFGPCKRLDYELEMGIFIGQGNPLGDPIVLDKTDQHVFGLCLLNDWSARDIQAWEYQPLGPFLAKSFASTISPWIVTLEALAPYRTGYLRPAGDPQPLPYLSSEENTALGALDIQLEVLLQTLAMKGSQQSMEKLSQSSFKHSYWSVAQMVTHHASNGCNLQSGDLLGTGTQSGPRPEEAGSLLELTRGGKEALNLTNGEQRTFLQDGDTVVMRGWCEKEGAARIGFGEVSATLLPAKG from the coding sequence ATGATTTCACTGAACGAGACCCATGACGTTAATCTAACCAGCTGGGTAATTTGTGCTAACAAATCTGATGCCGACTTTACCATTCAAAATTTGCCTTTTGCTGTTTTTCGCTCAGGCAGTGAGCCTTTCCGCTGTGGCGTAGCCATTGGCAACCAGATTCTGGACCTGAAGGCAACAGACGCCCTGAAGCCATTTGACGGCAAGGCAGCCGTGGCACTGACAGCCTGTGCTCAGGAAAATTTAACGCCCCTGATGGAGTTGGGTTTTGAATACTGGAGCGCTCTCAGGCTCAGCCTGTCCAGAGCACTGAGAACAGGGTCGGAACTGGAAAGCCAATTGAAGCCCTGTCTGATCACCATGAACAAAGCCGAATTTTCCCTGCCCTGCCAGATTCGGGATTACACCGACTTCTATTCCTCTATCTATCATGCCACAGCCGTCGGTTCGCTGTTCAGACCCGACAATCCTCTGCTACCCAACTATAAGTGGGTGCCCATTGGCTACCACGGCAGAGCCTCATCTATTGGGGTTTCAGGGCAAACTTTTCACCGTCCGATTGGTCAAACCAAAGCGCCGGATGCAGAACAACCTTCCTTTGGTCCCTGTAAACGACTGGACTATGAGCTTGAAATGGGCATTTTCATTGGTCAGGGCAACCCTTTGGGTGACCCTATTGTGCTGGATAAGACCGATCAACATGTATTTGGCCTGTGTCTTCTCAATGATTGGTCTGCACGAGATATTCAGGCCTGGGAATACCAGCCCCTGGGACCGTTTCTGGCGAAAAGCTTTGCCTCAACTATTTCGCCGTGGATTGTGACGCTGGAAGCACTGGCTCCATACCGAACCGGTTACCTTCGTCCTGCCGGTGATCCTCAACCTCTGCCTTATTTAAGCTCGGAAGAAAACACTGCTTTGGGCGCTCTGGATATTCAGCTGGAAGTCCTGCTGCAAACACTCGCCATGAAAGGTTCTCAACAAAGCATGGAAAAGCTGTCTCAATCCAGCTTCAAACATTCCTACTGGAGTGTGGCTCAGATGGTGACTCATCACGCCAGTAATGGTTGCAACCTGCAATCCGGCGATTTACTGGGAACGGGTACCCAGTCAGGCCCCAGGCCCGAGGAAGCAGGCTCTCTGCTGGAACTGACCCGGGGCGGTAAGGAGGCTCTGAACCTGACCAATGGTGAACAAAGAACGTTTCTGCAGGACGGAGATACCGTGGTCATGAGAGGCTGGTGCGAGAAAGAAGGCGCTGCCAGAATCGGCTTTGGTGAAGTCTCGGCCACTCTTCTGCCTGCAAAGGGATAA